The DNA sequence CGGAATTAAGCtttgacacccgtggtgggcaggatAAAGATAACCCTTGAGTTATTAGAAGTTGGTAAAATAATTCCTTTTGAAAGTTTTTTCCTTTAAGTCATTCTATAAATTGTGTGTTAAGTCTAAATATTgttcttataatacaaataacagGAAATATTATGTAGTTACTTTGTGTATGGgaatattttgacttttgttaCCTTTACCATAATGTtgcttattaaaacattaataatcatttaagatagcaaaaaataatgaaaagagaAAGTCCTAAACTACATTTTTTCAGAAAGTGgactttttctttttaatgtttgttatcaaACAAGCAATGATTTAGATTTTCTTGTTggtatttttatgtgattttttgcTCTGTTATGTTACAACACTTTGAACAAAAGCACTGTTGCAGATCACAAATAAAGTCCATATATCTGTGCAGgtatttttttagcttttttaaGACTTTATGATAGCAGTATATTTGAAGAGtagtttaaaaacatgtttttaattcagtCACAGAGAACAAGAAGATGATGAGCTTCATCAGTGTAAGGAGATTTTTTCACAAGTTGTACAGATCGTTAAAGATATATGCAATGTTGCAAATCAGGTAAATAGTTGAtgacatttcatattattttaagtattatattacTCGTACATATAAAGTGACATGTTCAATAAAATGACAAGTGAATTTTGTCTTGCAGCCAGTGAGATGTTCCACTTGAACTGTTGGTATATCCAGATGTTGATAATTAATGCAGAGAAGCTTAtgtttggtattttaaacatggaatttatttgttggtaaacaggGTTTATGATCAAACAGGActtttttgattaatattttagtgtataatttattaatgtataaacattaattaattaacaaacatgtttgtcactgacttttatatatgttttactattttactattatttttgttataaagtaattctttaggaatattttaaaatttaagtaaataatacacTAACTCGTAATACACTTATGTatgtaaactaataaaagttgACAAGTATAGTTTCTCTAACTTGTGACAGTTTGCAACAAGTGTCATTTACTTCTTGgcagtatgaatattttaacacCAAGTCGTTTGTAATTTTCACTGTTTACTCAGTTTGATCACTTCAGAGCTATTTTAGCAATTCACAGCTTGATTTATTGCATATAcagtatacttttatatattattatttgaagttgaaataaatttCCTCTGTAGATGTTATTTCTATATCATTCTGAATAGTATGTGTCTTTGAAGTAGAATAATGCATTTTGGGTTGGCATTTCATTATTAAATGGGCTTGCAGagaacaaagtcttatattagaTATTACAATTATGTGAATTTTCACACCTACATTTTTTCTCCAgatcattaatatttttgtattatcacAGACTCTTCTTCTTCAAGACTTGCATGAATCTCGTATGTGTAACCAGTTGCTGGTACCGGAAGCTAGTGAAGACATATGGAAACAAGGAGGTTTCTTATCCTCAGGGCACAGTATGTTAGGAGAAGATGGTATATAGACCTTTTATTACCTACACCATCTACATGTGAAGTTCTGTGATCACTCTTACAAAAGTATTGTACAATTTCAATTCGTGCATTACTGATGGATTGCTgcttttgtaagtaattttatacattatctgtttatagttatactagttattattaattttaacttcactCTGTAGAACACGATGCTCCAGAACAACAAAGCTACTTAGAAGCCACCATCATGAAGTTTATGCCTGAGCGTTTGATTGTGGAGTCGTTTGGGAAACTCTCTTCACTCTTCGTCCTAGGTTGAATACAGGACCAGGTCACAGTGTCAAATATAACTTTAGTAATAGGTATAACTTAACGACTTTTTTGAAGATATAaatctttaatttacttttaaataaataggctggtattttaagttaaaaatacctAACTTATATTTAGTCACATAATAGTACTAGAGAACATTTATTATGTTGAGAAGAGGTTAAAAaggattgaaataaattatttaataacatgttttgtcaatgttaatgatataacaaacataataacagaAGTATTATGTTCAGAGAACTCTTAAGGTACATGGAAATAGTGTatgcatagttttattttaaaattgatatttgttaaggaacagaaataagcattttacatccataatataataatagaagAAAACAATTAAGTGCCTgtcttatgttatattttaattattattttccaactttccaaatctgaaatttaaatttgtgttgaataGGGATCCGAGCTCTCTGGGCAGTGCTAAATTCATTTTCTGTCAATAATAGgaagaatatgtttgtatatcaAGAAAGATGTGGATCAGTATTCTATCTGAGACACTTGCTGATATTGTTCTGTTCATTAAagcacacaaattatttatttacttttagatgTTTCATGATAACAatcttaaatgtaattttttttaattaggtgaaacatatactgtcatttcttgtaattttatataatatttctaaagtattttctttctgtatgtaAACTGACAGTGTTCATTGTTTATGAAATTATGTAATCAGGTTTTAAGTGTCTTTATAGTTGACTGTGTGGGAGATTGCAGTGTAATAGAGATATAAAATAGtggtatatataactaacaaaaacacttttgtgTTGTTATAGATTGAATGAAACACTTTGTGAAGGACATTCAGGGTATGGACATAGCAAGAGGAAAGACTCActttcaggtttgtgtttttagAGACCTTTAAGACAACATCCTTAATATTATAGGATTTGACTGTGGGTATTTTGTCTtaccatgttctatatatatccttttattatttgtttagtaaatatcTAATGTATACTAATTACCTAAGTTAGATAATTGCAAAACTTTTTGTAAAGAAGATATTTCGTGGGTGTGTACATAAATCAAGCTTTCCAGTACAccctttttaaaatttagtatagtAATTTAAACCTCTTGTGACATCTGAATTGCTCACCAGTGTGGCTGAATCTGCTATAATATCCAGGTTTATGGAGAGTAAATTCTGTATCTTCTTCCTCCTTACAAAATTCCACACAACACATCtggttcttagttttataaatgtCTCTCCTCCATTGATATCTTCCATTCTGTGGACAGATATTTTCAAATAAGTCTTGTTTAAGCTTGTTAGTCACTATAATGTGTTtaagttaatatgaataattctacTATTTTATGGAAGAGGGACAGTTCAGCCAACCTTCTAAACTCATAGCTGCTTACTATTAATAGACAAGTTCTTTTGGccgtgaattttatttttatactggaAATTGTGACATCCTTTACTAGCCTACCTAATTAACACccaaatttaatttgattttagtgATTTGGAAAAACTTCAGTGTTAcaaccaaattttaaaaacaaaattttttgcaCGAGAAATAAATACTGCTGCTTTGGTGAAGGGATAAttcagtgtaatatttttttttcagttattgaattatttttgtttatttcttgctgaaatgtatgaaaaataaagaaaaattttttcgaagttaaagaaatgtataactatgtaatatttcTTGCACCTTCATGCAAAGGAGCACCAGATCAGATTGAAAATACAATAGtagacaaatacaacaatatattgattattaaataatgttagaaGTTTGTATATAGATATAGATTGTTATTAGATATTTCTGCAGTATTTCATTTTACCATTCCTACTCTAAACTCATCTTCATGCTGTGGAAATTTTCTTGTGACAGAATTTGCTCAGTTTCTTGAAAAATCCCAAATATACTGACAGTAAGGCAGAGAATCGTTTTAAGGTACTGATGTATTTATAGCTCAGCTTCTTTCTGTGTCATCTCCATCACTTAGTGCTTTGATTTTGTGGGATGTTAGGAGAAGCGTCTTGTAAAAGTATAAGCATAGAtaacccctttttttttttttaaatgttagttatGGCTAAACAGCAATAAATAGCTGTAGAAGTAAATCAATGAAGTTGATATACACTAtacgtatatattattataccatAAAAAGGGTATGCTATGGATTATATGAACAACACATACAAACAGCTATCATCCTGTTTGCCTTattgcaaacaacagaaaaggttTGACAGAAACATGAAAAAGAGTAAGTACttctaacaaattataaaatacaaaaatatattaatttatttctattcttCACATATGTCTCTCTTAAGTTAAGACCTTCAATCAAGTTCTTGTCAATTATGCCTTTTTGATTGATTTTACATCTGTAAACAAACCATTGCAATTTTTTGCTACTTGTTCTTGAGTAAAATATTACAGTGATGAACATATACTTGatggaattttaaaacaaaattacacttCTATTAAACAGCTGTATCATATTATATTACACTCGGTGACAGTGAATTTATGGACTATTCTCAATGTATGTTTTACAAGtccaatattgttttgttacagtttgcAAAAATctcctaatatttttatatcaaattatactttacaattaccatattacaaatataacaaaactaaagcAAGTCTGGAACAGAGtgacattaatataaagttaaaaatatattgaaggcAATACACAACCTCGTTCAATACAAAGCATTcactaatgtaattttaaaagacCAGTTA is a window from the Tachypleus tridentatus isolate NWPU-2018 unplaced genomic scaffold, ASM421037v1 Hic_cluster_1, whole genome shotgun sequence genome containing:
- the LOC143241819 gene encoding uncharacterized protein LOC143241819 isoform X4; this translates as MCNQLLVPEASEDIWKQGGFLSSGHSMLGEDEHDAPEQQSYLEATIMKFMPERLIVESFGKLSSLFVLG